Proteins encoded by one window of Drosophila melanogaster chromosome X:
- the boil gene encoding boilerman codes for MVVPRIKKRSHSRKIEATPMDVEEKDNNRDRKHILNHLSRAPGKCILSNCNQLVFPSNMLVHMLRKHNNSPNTNLAIIYDNQRLRKTFNLNSLKYDEPQVLNILLYAGTEGKPHTRPARRYLSYPNCGLPHSFGRYEHHLMMNLMICKTSWFSMLPDRICGEKLEKMHGTPENTIYVIWLMGPETSSRMFYTLTAYDRYYIQSRSVIRKTRNFFLSQQPKDFLNHENDYLMLRHEEAMDLMNGEGDELNQTSYIKLELFLHEEPKLVSFPTHLFPTPMMSDTIRIFPLSFKAINVLPPKMMTKQNWKRAIRMSRKGPVAATKTAKESNDTSDDQEYSFDSKVKIELLKYLHSVRIPKAKRTQKQVQNEDQAKPLEMDPVLLEVPIKNRVLKTFKNAMDNSVKDAVRKVTDETLIANLDIKSELELELEIKPRNRPAEAKTEAKNETEAPQ; via the coding sequence ATGGTTGTTCCGAGGATTAAGAAAAGAAGTCACAGTAGGAAAATCGAGGCGACGCCAATGGATGTGGAGGAAAAAGATAATAATCGTGATCGTAAACACATTTTGAATCATCTATCGCGGGCACCcggaaaatgtattttgagtAACTGCAATCAATTGGTTTTCCCATCGAATATGCTGGTACACATGCTCCGCAAGCACAACAATAGTCCGAATACCAACTTGGCGATCATCTATGACAATCAACGATTGCGTAAAACCTTCAATCTAAATAGTTTGAAATACGACGAACCGCAGGTGTTGAATATACTCCTGTATGCTGGCACCGAGGGTAAGCCGCACACTCGACCAGCTCGCCGGTACTTGAGTTATCCCAATTGCGGTCTACCTCATAGTTTCGGTCGGTACGAGCATCATTTAATGATGAATCTAATGATTTGCAAGACCTCTTGGTTCTCCATGCTGCCGGACAGAATATGCGGCGAGAAGCTGGAGAAAATGCATGGTACGCCGGAGAACACCATATATGTTATATGGCTGATGGGCCCGGAGACCTCAAGTCGTATGTTTTATACGCTGACTGCATACGATCGTTACTATATACAATCGCGCAGTGTTATTCGGAAAACAAGGAACTTTTTTCTATCGCAGCAACCGAAGGACTTTCTCAATCACGAGAATGATTACCTGATGCTTCGCCATGAGGAGGCAATGGATTTGATGAACGGCGAGGGTGACGAATTGAATCAGACATCGTACATTAAGTTGGAACTATTTTTGCACGAGGAACCTAAACTGGTTTCGTTTCCCACACATTTGTTTCCGACTCCAATGATGTCAGATACAATAAGAATATTCCCACTATCATTTAAGGCGATTAATGTTCTGCCCCCTAAAATGATGACGAAACAGAACTGGAAACGGGCCATAAGGATGTCCAGGAAAGGACCTGTGGCAGCGACTAAAACCGCGAAAGAATCAAATGACACCTCAGACGATCAAGAATACTCCTTTGATAGTAAAGTAAAAATTGAGCTCCTTAAATATCTACACTCAGTGAGGATTCCTAAGGCCAAGAGAACGCAAAAACAAGTCCAGAACGAAGATCAAGCAAAGCCTCTCGAGATGGATCCCGTACTCTTGGAAGTACCAATCAAGAATAGAGTATTGAAAACTTTTAAGAATGCCATGGATAATTCGGTCAAGGACGCAGTGAGAAAGGTGACCGATGAGACGTTAATCGCTAACCTAGATATAAAGTCTGAATTGGAACTAGAACTAGAAATAAAACCGCGAAACCGACCAGCTGAAGCGAAAACGGAAGCTAAAAATGAAACTGAAGCGCCACAGTAG